The sequence CTACACCCGATGTTGGCAAACGTTTTTAATTTTTATTCTTTCTCTGTCCCAACGTCCATGTGAGTTACGATAATTTGGATGTCGATGTCATTATTAATTTCTCTTTCATTACCAGCGTCAATGTCAATGAATTCTTGAAAGCCGATTGTCCTTAAAACAGTGTTTGAAAAATTGTCGAGATGTTCGTCTATTATTGTTCCATTGACGTAGCTGTATTCTCCAATGTTGAAATAGGTCAGATTTTTAATAAAGTCCGATATGTCTCTCGTAAAATGGCAGTGTCCAAGAAAGAAATTGTTATGTGAACCGAACAACCAAGGAAATGCAAATCTTCGATAGTATTTCTCAAAGAAGTAGATTATGTCTTCTATATGGAAAAGATTATGCCCAAAAGGGTTCGTATTTGAGTTTGATAAGTAACTCTCAATGTTTTCAAAGTCGTCATAGTTAATTTTATTCTTCTTATATAGACTTGCTATTACAACTGCTGATGCATATATCATATCTCCCGGTGAATGAAATAATCCATAGCTACCAAGTGAGTTACTCATGTTAATGAAGTCAAGGTCGCGTCTGATTGTTTTGAAAATTCCTTTTGATGAGGAAATTGTCGGGAAGTTTTTTAGGAGAAATAATTGTTCTTGGTCAATGTCCCATGTCATGTCCTTTTCTTTTTTGTTTTGAATTATTGATGTTTTCTGAAGTAGTCGCTTTTTCTTGTCTGATACGATGCTTATTACAATTAAGTCCCCAAGTTCTCTGGTTGTCGGTTTGTCTCGGTAAGAGAATTCTACATAGGATTTTGCTCTATGAATTTTATAGGCTCGAATGTGAATGAAATTGCCAAAATTCTTGTTGTTCAACTCATTTGTCATTTTAGTCACCATAACAACTTCATTGTCGTTGTTTTTATATGACAGTCCAAATTGTTCGTAGAGTTTTAATGACAGGTTATTTTGAAACCTTTTGAAGTCAGTTCGTCTCGATAGTTCCAAAAACTTGTTGATTACTCTATTCATGTCCTTTCAAATGTTTGCCAACGTTGAGTATAAGCGTAGTGCGGGTATTTGACGCATTTCACTTTCAATTTTCTCCAACTGTTTATTTATAGTTAAATCGTTCATATTTAGTATTTAAGCCGCATTACGCTTATACATTGTTGTGTGCTGTGCTTATTTCTATTGGAACACGTTGTTCTAGTTGAATTGCTACCGGGGTATAAATATCAACATCTAGTTCTTCCGTTTCAATACTGATAATTAAGGAATATCTTGTTCTATTATTAACCTTTTCTAAATATGGTCTTTCTCTCCACCAGCCTATACTTGGATAAATTGCAATTAAATTGGATGCCGCCAGTTCAACCGCAGTACCTTGCCAGATATCTGAATGTATTGAACCTTTATCTCGATTTTGTCCAATCATCCAATGGTCAGAAGGGCTTTCTGTATCAGGGCGATCAAACTCATCTTCTCTTACCGCCTTATTTATTCTTTTTATAAACTCATCTTCACTTTCTGTTGGTGAATTTATGTTAAATCTTAAACCATGAGAGGGATAACGATATCTATCTTTCCATCCGATCTCTCCCGGACCTGGTTCAATAAAATATGAAAGGGTTATTCTCATTTTAACTTCTGCTTCCCCAAGCTCTTGCAATACCTGTGTTGGCCAGGGAAGTCTATATAAATGCATTTCATTTGTCCTAGGGTGCTCCTCTCTTTCTTTGATAAATGGTTGTATTTCCGCTTCGGCTATGAGTGTTAAGCTGTTTGAAGCACAAAATAATGCCTTGTCAATATTCGGCACGCCATATCCTGCTATTCTTAATAATTGCAGTATTTCTCTTTTTGAAGTAGGATTTTGAACAAATTGCCTGAATAACTCTTCCGGCCAATTAGCTGAATGTACAATTAAACCTCGAATTGTTTCCGGCCAATAGTCCGGGTACATTGCTTGAATGCGTGCAGCAAAACGTGCCGCCTGTGCAGTCGCAGCACTAGTCATATTAAATGGTTCAAAAAGACGGTGAGTGGGCCGATAATAAGTTGAAATTAGTGAGAAGTCGTTGCATTCAGTCCACATACCAGTATTATCAATAGCAACATTTCCACCTTCAAATACCACTTCCGGTTTTATTGGCCATTTACTTTCCCAAGTTAATGATGAAGTGGTAAAAGGAGAAATCTGATTTTGTTGAGCTAATGGTTGGTAATTATTTAGGCTAGAATCTGTTAAATCTGTCAATTTAGTGAATGCCCCAACAGTTAACGCATTCCAAGATTGTCCGGGATCGTGTATCGAATCTGTCAATTGATTATTAGGATAATTAGTGATTTGATTAAAATCTGTAATATTTCCTGCCGCAAGTATTATCAGTCGTTTTTCATTGTCAAAAGCGCCTGATGTAATATTATCAATAGCACCTGACCATGAACTTGGTCGACCCCTATCACGAGTATCAGAAGCAGTTACTGCCGAACAAATAACTCTTTTATTATCTGGTGAATTGATTTCTGCAATGCTTATGGCTTGTGATGTAATGTCTCCCCAAAGTTCAGGGTCATTTTGTCTTACTGGCGGCAATATTTTTACAGACTCTAGCCTATGGTATAAGGTAACCCTATCAGAACTTTCAAAAAGTTCTTGCAAATTATTGTATGCAGATACACCTGCCATCAGTGTTCCATGACCATGATGATCATTGGTGTCCCATTCTGGTTTAACAGATAAACAATCTGAATCAACTAATACAGGTGATATTAATGGGTGACCATTATTTACTCCTGTATCCAAAAGACAAATTGTCACTTGTGATTCTTCATCAATAGATAATCGTTGTAATAAGTCATCAACCCATTCTTGTTGTTCGAAAGGTTCTAAATTTAAAAAGAATTCGGCAGTATCTTTTGCCTTTCTATACTCTGCAATATCGTCCGATAATCTCGAAAGTTTTTGAAGCTGTTCTCTATTTACCTGAACAAGCTTTACAATTCTTTCAGGAAATTTTATGTAACCTGATTTTGAATTTATTTCCTGTTCAGATAAAATTGACTCAAAATTTGAAATAACTTCAACTTCATTCTCACCTCTCAACCAGACCTCACACCATTCAGGTTGTTCATCTGGTATTAATCTTCTATCATCTGTCCAAAAAGAATCTATCAAAAGGGCGGTTCTAAGCTCTTCTATGGAATTGATTAAATCAGCATTTCTGGGTTTCCCTGTACTAGTTTCCTCTTCTAAATACTTCTCTACTTTCCTAAAAAAGAAATTTCTTTTACCTCTTGGAATAAAAACAGTTGCTAATGTTGTTTCTACTCTTTCATTATTGATACTTCTTATTTCGGTTCGTACGTTGCATAATCTTATTCCTTGTCTTAAATCTTCAAGACTTTTAATCATTAATTCAAATCCGGGTGAACTGATAAATTCTAAATAAATACCTGCTCTTTCAGGATAAGCTACTAAAAATTTATTCTCTGAATCTTGCCATGCTTGTTCTAATTGCCGATAGATTCTGTTACCATGTTGTTCTCTATTTCTTTCTGGTATCCTTGGGCTTTTTCCCCCAGATCGAACAGAAGTATAATTAAAATGTGCATCAGGGCCTGATAATTTTATATGTTTGAAAGGGTTTGCATCCATTATTTATTTATTCCTTTATGTGCATTCAATCTTTGCTCTAACATTTCAATTATTACTTTTGTGGTAGTCTTTTTCTTGTTCCCTAATATTGATTTTTTAATTGCATCTGTACAGGCCAAGACTATTTCAGCGTGACTAAGAGATATGCTTTTATTCAATATTGATTTCCAATCAATTTTTGAAGGTTTAAACGAGCCTAAAGTATTTAATATAAGTTTCTTTATTTCATCTTCATTGGGTTTATCATAGTATAAAACATCATCAAATCTTCTAAACAATGCCTTATCCAGTAATTTAGGATTGTTAGTTGCAGCAATTATAAGACTGTCTGAAGAATCAAGTTCTATGAATTGTAAAAACGAATTAAGCACTCTACGCATCTCACCAACATCATTATCTAATGACCGTTCGCCACCTATAGCATCAAACTCATCAAAAAGATATACTCCATGTTCTTTTTCAATCAAATCAAATATCTGTCGTAATTTAGCACTTGTCTCGCCCATGAATTTAGTAACCAATTTATCTACCTGAATGATATGTAATGGCAGGTGTAATTCATATGCTAAAACTTTTGCGGTCATTGTTTTTCCTGTTCCAGGGGGACCTATCAATAGAACTTTCCTTCGATGGCTCAACCCAAACGAT comes from Melioribacter roseus P3M-2 and encodes:
- a CDS encoding S8 family peptidase — translated: MDANPFKHIKLSGPDAHFNYTSVRSGGKSPRIPERNREQHGNRIYRQLEQAWQDSENKFLVAYPERAGIYLEFISSPGFELMIKSLEDLRQGIRLCNVRTEIRSINNERVETTLATVFIPRGKRNFFFRKVEKYLEEETSTGKPRNADLINSIEELRTALLIDSFWTDDRRLIPDEQPEWCEVWLRGENEVEVISNFESILSEQEINSKSGYIKFPERIVKLVQVNREQLQKLSRLSDDIAEYRKAKDTAEFFLNLEPFEQQEWVDDLLQRLSIDEESQVTICLLDTGVNNGHPLISPVLVDSDCLSVKPEWDTNDHHGHGTLMAGVSAYNNLQELFESSDRVTLYHRLESVKILPPVRQNDPELWGDITSQAISIAEINSPDNKRVICSAVTASDTRDRGRPSSWSGAIDNITSGAFDNEKRLIILAAGNITDFNQITNYPNNQLTDSIHDPGQSWNALTVGAFTKLTDLTDSSLNNYQPLAQQNQISPFTTSSLTWESKWPIKPEVVFEGGNVAIDNTGMWTECNDFSLISTYYRPTHRLFEPFNMTSAATAQAARFAARIQAMYPDYWPETIRGLIVHSANWPEELFRQFVQNPTSKREILQLLRIAGYGVPNIDKALFCASNSLTLIAEAEIQPFIKEREEHPRTNEMHLYRLPWPTQVLQELGEAEVKMRITLSYFIEPGPGEIGWKDRYRYPSHGLRFNINSPTESEDEFIKRINKAVREDEFDRPDTESPSDHWMIGQNRDKGSIHSDIWQGTAVELAASNLIAIYPSIGWWRERPYLEKVNNRTRYSLIISIETEELDVDIYTPVAIQLEQRVPIEISTAHNNV
- a CDS encoding AAA family ATPase, whose amino-acid sequence is MATAEQLKSLIKSHFSNEPERFYTIALQLAAHEAKKGHAALAHSIRELVELERKKGGPKILRFPQDLKGLVLPEKPEVSKNSLVIHSELKERINLVIQEYRQQSKLKSFGLSHRRKVLLIGPPGTGKTMTAKVLAYELHLPLHIIQVDKLVTKFMGETSAKLRQIFDLIEKEHGVYLFDEFDAIGGERSLDNDVGEMRRVLNSFLQFIELDSSDSLIIAATNNPKLLDKALFRRFDDVLYYDKPNEDEIKKLILNTLGSFKPSKIDWKSILNKSISLSHAEIVLACTDAIKKSILGNKKKTTTKVIIEMLEQRLNAHKGINK